One Paenisporosarcina sp. FSL H8-0542 genomic region harbors:
- a CDS encoding ECF transporter S component, producing the protein MNVRLITVTAMVATLCAIGALVKLPVGIGSAALDAVPALVSIAILPPVFSGIAASVGHLVSALSIGMPLGPFHALIAVEMFGILWIFAVLHQKGWIRWKWLFFILANSVIAPLPFYFLISPAFFYGAVPSLLLASCLNAVIAFLLEPVMKRLFQRVVVK; encoded by the coding sequence ATGAATGTTCGTTTAATAACAGTAACCGCTATGGTTGCAACTTTATGTGCGATTGGTGCGCTCGTCAAATTACCTGTGGGAATCGGTTCGGCAGCTTTAGACGCAGTGCCTGCGTTAGTTTCCATTGCAATTTTACCACCTGTATTTTCAGGAATAGCGGCATCGGTCGGTCATTTAGTGTCTGCTTTATCAATAGGAATGCCATTAGGACCATTTCATGCATTAATTGCAGTAGAAATGTTTGGGATACTGTGGATTTTTGCAGTACTTCATCAAAAAGGATGGATTAGATGGAAATGGCTTTTTTTCATTTTAGCTAATAGCGTAATTGCTCCGCTACCATTTTACTTTTTGATTAGTCCTGCTTTTTTCTATGGAGCTGTGCCATCATTATTACTTGCTTCATGTTTAAATGCAGTCATTGCATTTTTATTAGAACCAGTAATGAAGCGACTATTTCAGAGAGTCGTTGTTAAATGA